A genomic window from Triticum urartu cultivar G1812 chromosome 7, Tu2.1, whole genome shotgun sequence includes:
- the LOC125518631 gene encoding peptidyl-prolyl cis-trans isomerase CYP28, chloroplastic-like isoform X1 encodes MAATATATSLGLALHRRDHDPSSHRRPVPSSCLTSTSAYRIRRAKCCRRGVPSPSAAAAAGGDLEGNDISTILKHSLNNETMPSSSTKATSSMADHVSLSSLHHHPSSQSSCFATSKPNHDSTHKYNHSPKIPRRSLALLPASSLLFSASSSFAIDNANAPSSSTIDTTITDRIFMDFSICPSFFSNDRTLGAELASCPDSEPLGRVVFGLYGRLLPITTANFKTTCTTSAYRGTLVHKVLQGQFFAAGRQGSRRDKGVVQPPSKLVRNVETVDPKAYQLRHARPGTLSLCLEQNDDDDSIKLSPDYHNVEFLVTTGPGPCPELDDQNIVFGTVLEGMDVITSIATIPTYKPGERIQFFNDFAQLIGDERAQSARAMWDRPQKTVYISGCGELKVTKPSLSPPSLP; translated from the exons AtggccgccaccgccaccgccacgtCCCTAGGCCTCGCTCTCCACCGCCGAGACCACGACCCTAGCTCccaccgccgccccgtcccctCCTCGTGCCTGACCTCTACCTCCGCCTACCGCATCCGCAGGGCCAAGTGCTGCCGCAGGGGTGTGCCTTcaccgtccgccgccgccgccgccggcggtgATCTGGAAG GAAATGATATTAGCACCATATTGAAGCATTCACTTAACAACGAAACGATGCCTTCATCAAGCACAAAAGCTACTTCCTCCATGGCTGACCATGTTTCTCTTAGCAGCCTCCACCACCACCCTAGCAGCCAGTCTTCCTGTTTTGCTACCTCAAAACCAAACCATGACAGTACCCATAAATACAACCACTCCCCAAAAATTCCTAGGCGGTCTCTCGCCTTActccctgcctcctctcttctcttctctgcGTCCTCCTCCTTTGCCATAGACAATGCAAACGCTCCATCCTCCTCCACAATTGACACCACCATCACCGACCGCATATTCATGGACTTTAGCATCTGCCCAAGCTTCTTTAGCAATGACCGCACGTTAGGAGCTGAACTTGCTTCATGCCCTGATTCCGAGCCCCTCGGACGTGTAGTCTTTGGTCTCTATGGTCGGCTACTCCCGATCACTACTGCCAACTTCAAAACTACCTGCACTACTTCTGCATATCGAGGCACACTTGTCCACAAGGTGCTTCAAGGTCAGTTCTTTGCTGCTGGCCGACAAGGTTCTCGGCGTGATAAGGGCGTGGTCCAACCTCCCTCAAAGCTTGTGAGAAATGTTGAGACTGTTGATCCTAAAGCGTATCAACTAAGACATGCAAGGCCTGGCACCCTATCCTTGTGTCTTGAGCAGAATGACGACGACGATAGCATCAAACTCAGTCCTGATTATCACAATGTTGAATTCCTGGTGACCACAGGGCCAGGGCCCTGTCCAGAGCTTGATGATCAGAACATTGTTTTTGGAACTGTATTAGAAG GAATGGACGTTATCACCAGCATTGCAACCATCCCTACCTACAAACCAGGTGAAAGGATCCAATTCTTCAATGATTTTGCACAGCTGATTGGCGATGAAAGAGCTCAATCTGCTAGAGCCATGTGGGATCGCCCACAGAAAACCGTGTATATCAGCGGTTGCGgggagctcaaagtgaccaagccATCCCTTTCCCCTCCTAGCTTGCCATGA
- the LOC125518631 gene encoding peptidyl-prolyl cis-trans isomerase CYP28, chloroplastic-like isoform X2, producing the protein MPSSSTKATSSMADHVSLSSLHHHPSSQSSCFATSKPNHDSTHKYNHSPKIPRRSLALLPASSLLFSASSSFAIDNANAPSSSTIDTTITDRIFMDFSICPSFFSNDRTLGAELASCPDSEPLGRVVFGLYGRLLPITTANFKTTCTTSAYRGTLVHKVLQGQFFAAGRQGSRRDKGVVQPPSKLVRNVETVDPKAYQLRHARPGTLSLCLEQNDDDDSIKLSPDYHNVEFLVTTGPGPCPELDDQNIVFGTVLEGMDVITSIATIPTYKPGERIQFFNDFAQLIGDERAQSARAMWDRPQKTVYISGCGELKVTKPSLSPPSLP; encoded by the exons ATGCCTTCATCAAGCACAAAAGCTACTTCCTCCATGGCTGACCATGTTTCTCTTAGCAGCCTCCACCACCACCCTAGCAGCCAGTCTTCCTGTTTTGCTACCTCAAAACCAAACCATGACAGTACCCATAAATACAACCACTCCCCAAAAATTCCTAGGCGGTCTCTCGCCTTActccctgcctcctctcttctcttctctgcGTCCTCCTCCTTTGCCATAGACAATGCAAACGCTCCATCCTCCTCCACAATTGACACCACCATCACCGACCGCATATTCATGGACTTTAGCATCTGCCCAAGCTTCTTTAGCAATGACCGCACGTTAGGAGCTGAACTTGCTTCATGCCCTGATTCCGAGCCCCTCGGACGTGTAGTCTTTGGTCTCTATGGTCGGCTACTCCCGATCACTACTGCCAACTTCAAAACTACCTGCACTACTTCTGCATATCGAGGCACACTTGTCCACAAGGTGCTTCAAGGTCAGTTCTTTGCTGCTGGCCGACAAGGTTCTCGGCGTGATAAGGGCGTGGTCCAACCTCCCTCAAAGCTTGTGAGAAATGTTGAGACTGTTGATCCTAAAGCGTATCAACTAAGACATGCAAGGCCTGGCACCCTATCCTTGTGTCTTGAGCAGAATGACGACGACGATAGCATCAAACTCAGTCCTGATTATCACAATGTTGAATTCCTGGTGACCACAGGGCCAGGGCCCTGTCCAGAGCTTGATGATCAGAACATTGTTTTTGGAACTGTATTAGAAG GAATGGACGTTATCACCAGCATTGCAACCATCCCTACCTACAAACCAGGTGAAAGGATCCAATTCTTCAATGATTTTGCACAGCTGATTGGCGATGAAAGAGCTCAATCTGCTAGAGCCATGTGGGATCGCCCACAGAAAACCGTGTATATCAGCGGTTGCGgggagctcaaagtgaccaagccATCCCTTTCCCCTCCTAGCTTGCCATGA
- the LOC125522615 gene encoding putative UDP-rhamnose:rhamnosyltransferase 1: protein MDAAESSPMHIVLFPWLAFGHMTPFLELAERLAARGHRVSFVSTPRNISRLPAVVDVHLVALPLPHVDGLPEGAEATSDLPPGKAELLQKAADGLAGPFGAFLDDGKKPDWVIVDTFHYLAAAAAARRGVPSVMFPIFSSSSSALWGVPRVSTAVDPEVGASLAQRFLLTHQSCKMVAKRCCVEFDPDGVPLLPAIFGKPFAPLGLLPPPLRSTEGDALVSWLDRQPPKSVLYVALGSEAPLSKELVHELAIGLELAGTAFLWALRKPSGVPDDAVLPPGFQDRTKHRGLVAMGMVQQTRVLAHDSVGAFLTHCGWSSVIEGMQYGCPLVMLPFFGDQGPIARLMEGRKVGLPVPRKGEDGSSFDREGVASAVRAVMVEEEGRCAFATNAGKLQQVVGDTASHEQCIDDFLQQLRFYKE, encoded by the coding sequence ATGGACGCCGCCGAGTCGTCGCCGATGCACATCGTCCTCTTCCCGTGGCTTGCGTTCGGTCACATGACCCCCTTCCTCGAGCTTGCGGAGCGCCTGGCGGCCCGCGGTCACCGCGTCTCCTTCGTCTCAACGCCGCGCAATATCAGCCGCCTCCCGGCCGTCGTGGACGTCCACCTGGTGGCCCTGCCGCTCCCCCACGTGGACGGCCTCCCCGAGGGAGCGGAAGCCACCAGCGACCTCCCGCCCGGCAAGGCCGAGCTCCTGCAGAAGGCCGCCGACGGCCTCGCCGGGCCGTTCGGCGCCTTTCTAGACGACGGCAAGAAGCCGGACTGGGTCATCGTCGACACCTTCCACtacctagccgccgccgccgccgcccgccggggCGTGCCGTCCGTGATGTTCCccatcttctcctcctcatcgAGCGCCCTATGGGGCGTGCCGCGCGTGTCGACGGCCGTTGACCCGGAGGTAGGGGCGTCGCTAGCGCAGCGCTTCTTGTTAACCCACCAAAGCTGCAAGATGGTGGCCAAGCGGTGCTGCGTGGAGTTCGACCCCGACGGCGTGCCTCTCCTGCCGGCCATCTTCGGCAAGCCGTTCGCCCCTCTCGGCCTGCTGCCGCCGCCTCTGAGGTCCACCGAAGGCGACGCGCTCGTCTCATGGCTCGACCGACAGCCGCCGAAATCCGTCCTCTACGTCGCGCTGGGAAGCGAAGCGCCGCTGAGCAAGGAGCTGGTGCACGAGCTGGCCATCGGCCTGGAGCTCGCCGGGACGGCGTTCCTCTGGGCCCTGAGGAAGCCCAGCGGCGTCCCGGACGACGCCGTCCTTCCTCCGGGCTTCCAGGACCGCACCAAGCACCGCGGGCTCGTGGCGATGGGGATGGTCCAGCAGACCAGGGTGCTGGCGCACGACTCCGTCGGCGCGTTCCTGACGCACTGCGGGTGGAGCTCGGTCATCGAGGGGATGCAGTATGGATGTCCCCTTGTCATGCTGCCATTCTTTGGGGACCAAGGGCCGATTGCTCGGCTCATGGAGGGGAGAAAGGTTGGACTGCCGGTGCCAAGGAAGGGAGAGGATGGGTCGTCTTTTGACCGGGAAGGCGTCGCGTCGGCGGTCCGGGCCGTCATGGTGGAGGAGGAAGGTAGATGTGCCTTCGCGACCAATGCTGGGAAGTTGCAACAGGTTGTCGGCGACACTGCAAGCCATGAGCAGTGCATCGATGACTTCCTTCAGCAACTACGATTTTACAAGGAATAG